A segment of the Panicum hallii strain FIL2 chromosome 1, PHallii_v3.1, whole genome shotgun sequence genome:
ACCTCGATCAGCTTCCGCAGCATCTTCTTCGACTTCACGACTGGCATCTTGCTGATCCTGGCGACCCTCTCGTCGACCTTGAACAGGACCTGCCGCATCCTCCGCTCCAGCTTCTCCATGACCGGCATCCTCTCAGCTCAGCCCTCGTGACGGTGGTGCACTGTCTTTTGTCGAGGGCGTCTCGCCCGAATCGCGTTGCAACCTCCCTAGGACACGACAGAATCTGGGGCCCATGAAGACACCCCCAGCCGTGTATAGGAGACATGACACCATGCCGTGCAGCAGAAAGGAAGCACGCGAGAGCTTGCGGTGAAGCTCGATCAGGCAACCGAAGCACTAGGCGTGGGGGCAGAAGGTTGAACAAAGTCCGGCTGCTTCAGCAGGAAGGATTTCCCGGAAAGGCTAGGCTCCACTTGTAGGCCTACTACGGCGCTGACACGTACACAACCGGCCAGCTTACTCCCAGAGTGCTACACTGCTAACAGTTCTCATGTGCTGCGGTCGAAGGAAACTTCGGGGCTACTCCTTGCATGCTCTAGCTTTGAATTCGTCTAGCACATCTTGTAGCGAAGAGCGCATAACTACTCCTGCTACACGGCTCCACATGGTGGTGGATCGACCGTTAGTTTGTGCGTTTCTGAAATTGATCTACCGATCGAACAGTTGCTTCGTAGCTTGCCATGTTTTTGTTTGTTGCATTCAGTTAACAGCTACTACGTGCTCCTTTTCTGCTCACTTGTTACCATAAATGTTTGCAGTTCACTCTAGTATGTCAGACCATTCCGTGATGAACTAATTGATCCCTCAAATCGAACACCGTATCTTCTTTGAACAAAATAGAACACCCGTATCATATTTGCCTGCTAGCTGCTAACATTTGAGATTTCCTCTATACCCCGTACAAAAGCTGACGAGTAGTAGTGGTTCAATCGGTATACGTATCCAATCAGGGCATCCAGCTAGCTTTTTCAGAGCTTGTGCCTAACTTTTATCTGCTGCAGTACAGCTTCATATGGTGGACGATTTATGtgggttttttttttcaaaacagACCTATAAAACAGCTGGTAATCCACAATGTGCCATGTTATTTTTGTTTATGACATTCACTTACCAGATATATCTGGGCTCCCTTTCAAGCTTAGTAGAAACTTAGAGTAAGCAGGTAAGAAAACTTGCTATTAATCATACTCATACACCTTCAGCAATACCAATTCCAGGAAGCTTATCTAACTATACTAGCATACATgcatgtaaaaaaaataatgtGGATTATGAGCCTTCTACAAATTACAAACTTCATTCATTCATGCGTTTTCGTGCACCATATCGAACACACCGCGAAAGATCTGTAAAAAAAAAGTGTTGGCCCCCTGCCCCACTTTTCTTGGGTGAGGTGTTGCCTGTTGGCACTTGGGGGCGTTTGATCTCGAGATCAGATGTAGTGTGATGCAATGTATGCGACAACAACAGTGATGTCGTCCCGCTTGCCGCCGGCGGGAAAAGCCCCCCCTGTCTCTCTCCGGCCCAAGACGCTGAACGGCGTGTCCCTGTTGGTGCACCCCGCCGCCTCGAACGCGAAGCCCGCCACGACTTCGGCCAAGTGCTTGGGCGAGAACCCGAGCGCCGTGCCCATGCGCACGATCCGCTCGAGCTCGTCGTCGGTCACGTTGTCGAACAGCCCGTCGGTGCCCACCACCACGATGTCGCCTTCCCTCGCGGGGACCTCGCcgaccgccgcggcggcggcgaccgtgaGGCCGTCCCGCTTGGAGTTGAGCTGGTAAGGGcagttgaagtggtgctgctgcggccGCGAGCGGCGCAGGATCCTGCCGTCGCGGAACACCGCGAAGCCGCTGTCGCCGACGTACGCCCACTTGAGGGTCCTGCCGGCGAGGGAGACGATGACCGCCGTGGACGCCGCGGCCGTGCCCGCCGCGGCCGTCGCCTGGTGCGCCCGCTCCAGCAGCGTGCGGGGGCAGACGTGCGTGCCGGGCGCGCCAGTCACCACCTCCATGTAGGCGTTGGTCATGAGCCCGCGCGCGAACGCGGAGGCGTCGACGCGGTCGCGGTAGCTGCCGACGCCATCCGCCACGCCGACGACGCCGGCCTCGGCGTGCCCGAAGTGCGCGTCCTCGTCGTGAGCCCTTATATAGGACGAGTCGAACAACATCCTCAGGCCTCCCGGCGCCACCGGCTCGTCGCAGTCCATGGGTTCGCTGGCGCCGTCGCGCGGCGGGAGCAGGACGGCGGCGAAGTTCGCGACCTCGTCGTGCTGGCCGGGCGCCGGCGGGGGGCGCTGGCAGAGGCCGAACGCGAAGCGGAGGGCGTTCGGGATCCTCATGTCGATCTCGATCAGGGTCTGCGCCATGTGCTTCTCCATCTTTGATTTGGGCTTTGTGTTTCTCTGCTCTCTGGCTAGGGCTCTAATGATGATGGAACGTGCAGGGGGCTCGGTGCATGCGGCTACACGCGATCTGTGAGGCAGGAATCAAGATTGGGGTCCTCTTCGCGTAGTTTTTATAGGGCACCGGACCGATTCCCACTCGTGTGTTCCAACTTCcattttttcttttctattaCGATTCGGATTCTTTTTGCGAGGATAATACGATTCGGATTCTGTTCGTTGAAAGAACAGCCGAGCCGGTTTTGAGTTTTGAACTGTGTGGGTATTTCGTTCAATCCGGTTGGGTCTAAAGTCCCATAATTTCTTATTCTCTTCACAAGACGATCAAGTCCTACTTGTAGGGCAAAGGGATTTTTATTTTACAGTAAACAATGCAGTTCACAATGATATACAAAATTCCCGTCGTTtgattcttactcctattttccaAGAACGTGCTCGAGCACATGGCCACTGCGTAAATCTTACATTGCATAACCGGTTCAAAAATAATGTGTATTTTTCAAGAAAAATCTTGAGATATTTGGACCAGCCATGTCATTCCTTCAGCAATGTGTAACCTCTATATTTTTAAAAATTTGAACAGATATGATCTCTACAAGGCTTCTATAGTTTTGTTACCTGTTGTATTTTAGTGTCATCGTTCTCAATTCCCTCCAAGAACAAGTCAAGATTCCTCTTGGCAATACTCCTCGCCTCACCCGCCATGATTGCCTCCCTCATCCTAGCCACATTATCTTGCAAACGCCTTCCCTCTTCGCCGCCCTTCGTGGCCCTCCCAATGCAATCCTTCACACAATCACAGTCAGTTCCGACCAGTGCGATCCCAGCCTCCCACATGTTAACGATGTAGGCACGGTTGACGAACTGATCCCCGGAGATAGGGTAGCAAATCATGCGAACTCCATGCCGTATGGCTTCTAGCGTCGAGTTCCAGCCGCAGTGCGTGATGTAGCACCCCACGGCATCATGTCGAAGGACGTCCTCCTGCGGCGCCCACGAGACGATCTTGCTACGGCCGGCGACCGTCTCGGTGAACCCGTCAGGGAGGCCGGCACGCCACGACGTGTGGTTCCTCAGGACCCAGAGaaacggccggccggcggccttGAGACCGAGCGCGAGCTGGGCTATCTTGTCCTGGCCGATCGGCGGGACCCAGCTCCCGAACGAGACGTAGATCACCGACCCGGGACTCTGCCGGTCTAACCAGTCGATGCAGGTGGAGTCTGCCCGCCACATGGTGGCAGCAGAGTTCGCACGAGCCAACAGCTCGTCGCCGAACAGAGGGCCAACGTGGAGGAAGTGCTGGCCTGGCGGCGGATCGTACCGGTCGGAGTCGCCGGCGCCTTCGCCGGGGAAGGAGTTGATGAGGATGGAGGTGAGGCTCTTCGCGCGGTCCACAGTCCGAAGCCAGAACGCGAACCTGGATTCCCGGGATGCTGCGCCGCCGACGAGCCATGGCAGATCCGAGGTGTTCAGTTCTAACTTGGCCGGCAATATGTGAAGATCTCCGATCTGTTGGTGTTTGTTCACTGCTTCGTTGATTCCGTTCGTCGACAGTGGCAGTGGAGTGCCTTCATGTCAGTAATAAGTTCAGGAATCTGTCAGCACTTATTTGCAAACACACCAGCTGAAGACCCTGTTTGTTCAGCTTATTTTGGATTTTGAAGGTTGGTGGATTCTTGATTCTGGGAGTCATCcgatttttgaattttctaaaaTCGAACCTTCAAAATCTAAAATAAGCTGAAGGGCCAAAGCATGTTGGTAAAACGCTAGTGTCGTTGGCCTACCGGTTCCCGAGATGAAGCCCTTGCTGATAAGCTCCGGGATGGCCGCCACGACGCGGTAGCTGGCGAACATGACCGGCTAGAACCCCACGGCCGGCACGCCGCACCGCGCGGCCACGGGGACGGCCCACGACGCCATGACGTCCACGGCGAGGCACGccacggcggcgccgcggcctGCCCTCGCCGGCACCCCCTCTAGGTGGGCCGGCATGTGATGCTCCATGGCGTGCGCGATGCTCGCGAAGCCTGGGGGCTCCTCGTCACCGCCGTCGTCGGGCACGCCGCTGGGGATGGGAACGAGGGCCACCCTGCTGCCGGCGTCGCCGTCCTGCTGGCCCATGCGGCGGTGGACGAAGTCGGGCACCGCGACGGCGGCcgcgacgccgccgcggcccgcgAGGGCGCGCACCAGGTGGAGCATCGGAGTGACGTGGCCCTGCTCCGGGAATGGCACGAAGACGATGGCGCGCTGCGCCTGAGCAGACTCGGCGCCCATTTCCGCCGTCGGCTGGCCTAAACTGCTGGTTATTCGGTCTCCCATCGTGAAGGTGCAAGATTTATAGGTAGCAGCCACGGTGCACATAGCACActatctttttttttgttgaGATCTTGCCGGGCTGGACTTTGATTCGCCTTGCTCGTGTTCGCTGGTTAAAGCGTCACTACGGTTGAATTTTCATGATGTTCACCGTGCAATTTTAATGATGATCACTCGGTCAGATTACATCCTGTAGACGATGATGATGCGTCAGCAATTAAGCCTGGAATTGCAAGGCCAAACACGTGGTTAATTAGTTGTTCCAAACGACCGTCAGCTGGGAGACCGTCAAATTATGACAAAAATTCTCGGCTCGTAGCAGTTGAATGAAACACGTTCGATCAGTTAAGCTGACCACTGACCAGCTGCACATACTAATCAGGGACGACGGTCCTGGTGCATGTCATTGTTTAACCAGATCGTTCGAAAAATATGATCTACAGATTCGTCAAAGCCAATCAATTATTCATCACGGCTCCACGCGAGAGGCCACGGCACAACATCGTCGAAATAAAAGCAGATGAATCCTATTGTAAGAACTTTGCGCTGCTTCTTCTCTCTTAAATAACGTAGCAGTGCTCTGCATGTTCCGTTTTTCATTAAAAAAAAAGCAGATGAATCGCGACGACTTTCCCTCGCGTGCGCATTGCAGTGGCTGGTTGGTGACTCAGGGGCATGTACAATGGTTTGTACTAGCTATTATCGGTAGGTACTTGCTACGTGACACGGAGAGAGCAGCACATGCAAATTGTACATTGGCTTGTCTATTAGGCTGTCTGTAAAAAAAATTAGTTCGCACATGGACCTATAAGCTAAGTCTGGTGATGAAACATAAATTTGATCCCTGTATATCATTTTGTTTTCCTGTATAGGAGAATGCAGGGTGGATGCAAATGAGTCGCGTGAATTTATTTTAGAGGAATAAATACCGTATAGTTGTACTAGTAAATAAGCATAATACACAATACCGTACGTGCTCACTTGAAAATTCATGGTCACACTATTCTGTCCACACCATTGATATGTCATGTGTGTATGCGTAAACCGCCAATCTGGTGTGAACAGAATAGAGTGATCGTGCATGAATGTTCACACAAGATGAATTAAGAAACGAGATATATAGCTTATATATGTTCACACTACTAGATAAATTGAAATTAACTGGATATGGCAGAGATATATTTATCAGTCATCCAAAGCAAGTTTGTAGCTGCCATCTAGCGCAAATCTTTATCTTTATCTTTACTTATTTCTAAAGCACGTAATTTTTCCACCTTAATTTTTGATCTGGTTCAACTTCTACCATTAACATGTGGCTTAGTCCATCCCATATGCAAGTTGGACCGGCCCTCCATTCAAGACTCGATCATATAAATCCCTACAAATAACGCATGGACAACTATCGTATCCAATACCTATACAGTTCTTGTCCGTCGCATAACGCACAAGCATATTTGCCTAGATTCTATTTGTAAAGCATGCAACGTTTTTATCTAAAATTTTGGTTTGGTCCAACACACGTTATTGATGGGTGGACCCAAATCGTATATAATAAAAATCAAACAACAACACTATATTGTAATCTAAACGGACACGAATATGATGTAACCTAAATGGATACAAATATAATGAAAACATAAAAATATAACAAAATCCATGTTGAAAAAAATCTACATAGAAAAAAATCAGCCGCGACCCATATGGTGCCTTCGGTCGTGGCAACATACATATTTGCTATTATTTTTTGAGAATCACATATTTGCTAGTTTATAACTAAAGAATAAACACAATTACGAGACTTACAAATAGCAAAATAGTTCCTTAGTTTGTGATTTTATAAATCTATAACTGCCCTAATACAAGCTCGTCTCTCATGATTCCATCAACAAAAGAGTCAAGGTTTATCTTTGCTGCACATCTCGCCTCACCCATCATGACTCGTTGCCGCAACTCATCCACCTTCTCCTGCATACGCCTTCCCTCCTCCCCTTCCATGACCCTCTTGACACAATCTTCCACAACACCTCTCTTGGGGCTCCACAGCCTGATCCCCGTCCCCCACATCTTGACAATGTAAGCGCAGTTGATGAACTGATCGCCGGACACAGGGTAGCACAGCAGACGCACCCCGTGCTGTATGGCCTCCAGCGTCGAGTTCCACCCGCAGTGCGTCAGGTAGCACCCGACAGCCTCGTGCCGGAGGACGTCCTCCTGCGGCGCCCAACCGACGATCTTGCCACGGCCGGCAACCGCCGCCGCATACGGGCTGGGGAGCCCTTCTCGCCACGACGGCTCGTCCTTGAGCGCCCACAGGAACGGCCGGCCGGTGGCCTCCAGGCCGAGCGCGAGCTCGTTGATGGCGTCTCGCCCGATCGACGGGACCCAGCTTCCGAAGGAGATGTATACCACCGACCTCTCACCCTGCTGGTCTAGCCACTCCATGCAGGTCTCGTCCGCTTGCCAAATGCTAGGGTTCTTGGTCGACGGCGAGTCACGCAGGAGATCGCCTTTCGTTCTGCAACCGAAGCCGCCGTCGGTTGGCAGTGGTCCGACCTGGAGGATCCGCAGAACCGTTGACTCGTGAAGGTGCTCGCTGCCGCCAGAGTCGTCGCCGACGACTTCACCGGGGAAGGTGTTGACGAGGATGGCGCGGAGGCCCTTCGCGCGCTCCATGGTCCGGAGCCAGAAGGTGAATCTTGATTTCTGACACGCTGCGTTGCCCACGAGCCATGGCAGTTCTGCCGTGCTCAGCTCTAGCTCCGCGGGCAATACGTGGAGGCCGTCGCCGATCTGGTGGTGATCTCCGTTTACTTTCTGCTCATCACCATTGTTTAATCTTTTGGTCCATATTGGAATGCCTACATGTGACAAGAAACAGAACAAATAACAAGAGAAGTTGCAGCTTTGgtatattttattttgaacttttgcaaaacttTAATAATATTGTACCAATCAAGTGGTAGTTTTAATTTATATAAATCCATCTAGCTCGTAGTCGTTGCCCTGAGTTGCCTCATGTTAATGCTAGCTCTTGGCCTCTACAATTGTTTTGAACAACTTGCGCCACAAATTTCCTTTACATAAGTACATGGCACACGCTGGA
Coding sequences within it:
- the LOC112874540 gene encoding UDP-glycosyltransferase 82A1-like; this translates as MGAEAEHVMPVHPAAAVVLVPFPAQGHVSPMLRLARALAARGVAATVAVPDFVHRRIVGACGQAGCGYAPGVELASIDSGVPDDGDGEPPGFASIGHAMEHRMPASLEEMLTAPRRGGVVCLIADVLASWAVPVAARCGVPAVGFWPAMLATYSVVASIPELIDKGLISDSGIPIWTKRLNNGDEQKVNGDHHQIGDGLHVLPAELELSTAELPWLVGNAACQKSRFTFWLRTMERAKGLRAILVNTFPGEVVGDDSGGSEHLHESTVLRILQVGPLPTDGGFGCRTKGDLLRDSPSTKNPSIWQADETCMEWLDQQGERSVVYISFGSWVPSIGRDAINELALGLEATGRPFLWALKDEPSWREGLPSPYAAAVAGRGKIVGWAPQEDVLRHEAVGCYLTHCGWNSTLEAIQHGVRLLCYPVSGDQFINCAYIVKMWGTGIRLWSPKRGVVEDCVKRVMEGEEGRRMQEKVDELRQRVMMGEARCAAKINLDSFVDGIMRDELVLGQL
- the LOC112898191 gene encoding putative protein phosphatase 2C 23 — protein: MTNAYMEVVTGAPGTHVCPRTLLERAHQATAAAGTAAASTAVIVSLAGRTLKWAYVGDSGFAVFRDGRILRRSRPQQHHFNCPYQLNSKRDGLTVAAAAAVGEVPAREGDIVVVGTDGLFDNVTDDELERIVRMGTALGFSPKHLAEVVAGFAFEAAGCTNRDTPFSVLGRRETGGAFPAGGKRDDITVVVAYIASHYI